Part of the Virgibacillus natechei genome is shown below.
GAATATTACAAGGATGATCGAAGCGAGAGTGCTTTTGTCGACGGATGGTTTCATACAGGAGATGTTGTAACCGTAGACGCCGAAGGAACCATTAAAATCGTTGATCGTACGAATGATTTAATTAAAAGCGGGGGCGAATGGATTTCATCGGTCGATATTGAAAACGCCATCATGGCGCATGAGGCCGTTTTTGAGGCAAGCGTTGTCGCAATCCCGGATGCGGAGTGGCAGGAGCGCCCAATCGCCTGTGTTGTTTTAAACGAAGGAGCATCCAAGGATAAGATGAAAGAAGAATTAATCGAATTCCTACGTCCACAATTTGCAAAGTTCTGGCTGCCAGATGATATACTTTTCTTTGATGAGATTCCAAAAACGTCTGTAGGGAAGTTTCTAAAACGTCAATTACGTGAACAAGTGAAGGAGCAATATAATTTGCAAGACTAGAAGAATGAAAAAAGAACCAGCCATACGCAAGGACACCGTCCCCATGTCGTATGGCTGGTTCTTTTCTAGGCAGCGGGTCTTGCGGGTGATTTTATCCGCGGGCCTTATCAATCACATGTGCGAATCTTCGTCTGCTATAAGGACTGAAGGATCAAATAGAAAACAGCCCCCAATGATGAGGACTGTTTCTAATTACATTCTATTCTTCAATATAAACATCTTTAAGTTGTAAGATTTGTGTTGGTAGCAACTCAAATCCTTTTACTTCATCACGTACACTTAGTAAGAATTCTTGGTGGTGTAGATAAAGCATTGGTGCAATGTCTACTAACAATTCTTGTGCTTCACTATAAATTTCTTCTCGATCTTCTGGATCCGCTGCTTGACGGCCTTCTTCTAAGAGTGCATCGAGTTCATCGTTTTCAGTGAATGTACGATTACCTGGCTCCCCAACGTTGTCAGAGTGGAACAGTGGGTGCATCGAGTAATCTGCATCACCTGTTGCAGTTGACCAACCCAGAACAAACATGTCATGCTCACCATTTGCAGTTTGGTCTAGATAAGCACCCCATTCAAGAATTTCTACTTCTACTTCAATACCAATTTCCTCAAGCTGTGCTTGAACATTTGTTGCTGCGTCGATACGTTCACGTTGATCGTTCGTCCAAAGCGTTGTAGAGAAACCATCTTCGTACCCTGCTTCAGCTAAAAGATCTTCCGCTTCTTCCAGGTTATGCTCAATACCAGATACACTGTCATCATAACCGAATACATCTGGCGGTATAGGCCCAATAGCAGGAATACCAACGCCATCATAGATACCATCAATAATTTGATCTTTATCTATAGCCATGGATACAGCCTGACGAACACGCTCATCATCAAATGGCTCTTTTTCCATATTAAAACCAATATAAGATAAACTCACACTTCCTTGGTCATGTACGTGCGCGCCATCTTCAGCTTCAATTTGTCCAATATCAGATGGGCTGAGCGGGTTAGCAATATGTGTGTCGCCTGTTGTAATCTCAGCAACTCGTGTTAGGTCTTCACCTACCACCTTAAATGTTACGGTATCAAGTAAAGCTTGGCCGTCCCAATAATCTTCATTATTTGTCAAACGAACATACTCACCTGCGTTCCATTCATCAAATTCAAAGTAGCCAGTACCTATCGGATTCTGGTTAATTACACTTCCTGGCTCTTCGCCTTCTTCCATCGCCTCATAATCTGCTTCAACTTGTTCCAAAGCAACCATGGCACCACCACTATGTGCAAGGTGTGCTGGGAGTGGGGAGAACGGATATTCAGTTGTGAATTGAACCGTATAATCGTCTACCACTTCGATATCGGTAACCATTTCATATAAAAACGCGCGTGGGGAAGCCACATCAGGATCCATAATACGTTCTATATTTGCTTTAACAACTTCTGCATTAAATTCTGAACCATCATGGAAAGTTACACCTTCTTGTAGATCGAACTCCCATACATCATCCTCAACAGCTTCCCAACTTTCTGCAAGGCTTGGTTGAAGTTCCATGTCCATATCTTGTTTCACCAAGGTTTCGTATATGTTTGCCTGTACATCACTGGAAGGCACATCATTGGAACCAGCTGGATCTAATGAAACAACATCAGACTGATTAGCGATCACTAAATCGCCACCTTCGCCTGCTGCATCATCTTCACCAGCGTCTCCGCCGTCTGTTGCTTCTTCACCATTATCATCCGTTGAACCGTTTTCATCAGGTTCACTTGCGCATGCCATTAAGACAATGCTGAGCATCACCATTATCGCTATTAATAACAGTGAATTTTTAGACATTTTCATCCTTTTTACCCCCTAAAATTATGTATATTCTTGACTATTGTACTAGTCTAAGTTGTAAGTATAATATAAACCATCTTTTAACAAAACACAAGATGATTTACAATTTTTTTAATCTTTTCATTAAATGTACGATTCTTCTGCCTAAAATAATATATTTCAAACCGAGCGTTGCTATTACTAATTTGAATGGTTTATTGTAAAATTTTCATATTGTCATATATTTTATTCGTGATATAATCTATCAAGATACCATTTATAATGTCAGAAACATCCGAATTATGGCTGACTTTATGTAGAAAACGACGACTTTCGACATGATTCTATATGTCTAGTCAATCTTTTCTAAAAATGTGTGAATACTTTGTCTAGAAAGGAAGTACAAGCTATGAGTCAAGAGACACAAAAAATAGACAATTCTAAAACTGCAACTGAGCCGCCTAAAACCCGGTTTAAAAATTTAAAAATTGTTTATAACAAAATCAAACAAAATAAAGCTGCGATGATCGGTGGTATTTTAATACTTTTTTTTATAATTGTCGCAATAGTCGGTCCGTATTTAACAACAAATACGCCGGAATCACAAGACCTTGTAAACAAACTAGCCCCGCCTTCAGCTGAGAATTGGTTTGGTACTGATAGTTTTGGCCGTGATATTTTCACCCGTATTATATATGGTATGTCTCTAACCCTGTACATAGGTTTTGCATCTGTAGCATTAGGTGCTACGGCGGGCGTAATACTTGGACTTATTTCTGGTTATTACGGCAGACGTACGGATTCTATTATTATGAGAATAATGGATGTACTGTTAGCTTTCCCTGGTATTCTGTTAGCTCTAGCTATTGTTAGTGTGCTAGGTGGTAGTTTGGAAAATGTCATTCTTGCAGTTGCCATATCCTCGATTCCAGTTTTCGCAAGGATTGTTCGTGGATCTACGCTTTCAGTGAAGAACCTTGAATACATAGATGCCATGAAATCACTAGGTGCAAGTGATACCCGTATTATTTTTAAACATATATTTCCAAATGTTACATCGCCAATTATCGTTCAGGCTACTTTAAGTATTGCTACAGCTGTAATATCAGCAAGTGGACTTTCATTCCTTGGACTTGGTGCTCAGCCACCAACACCGGAATGGGGAGCTATGCTGGCAGACGGACGAAACTACTTATATAATGCCTGGCACGTTGCATTCTTTCCAGGTGTTATGATTGTTGCAGTAGTTCTAGCATTTAACATTCTTGGTGATGGATTAAGAGATGCACTTGATCCGAAGATAAAAGAGTAGAAAGGGGTGCAACTAAAATGTTTAAATTTATTATAAGACGTCTTATCCAAACCATTCCGGTTTTAATCGGAGTTTCCATTCTAGTGTTTAGTTTAATGCACCTGATTCCTGGTAATCCTGCTCAAATTATGGCAGGTGAGAGTGCACCAACAGAAACAGTAGAAAATATAGAGGAACGTTTAGGTTTAAATGATCCTTTACCCGTACAGTATTTCAGTTATGTTTCAAATGCCGTTCAAGGGGATTTAGGAAACTCCATTCGATCAGGTCGACCCGTTACGGATGAAATCGGTGGGCGATTTTGGGTAACCGTAGAGCTCGCAATTTATAGTACCGTCCTAAGTGTTTTTATGGGGTTAATAGCCGGAATTATATCTGCTACAAGAAAGTACTCGTTTGCTGACACGTTCCTTATGATCGTTGCTTTATTCGGACTTTCCATGCCTAACTTCTGGTTAGGATTAATGTTAATACAATGGTTTGCGATTGGTATTGATTTGCCAAGCTGGGTGCCATTTTTAAATGATACAGCATGGTTTTCACCATCCGGTTGGGGAAATATTTCACAAATCATCTTACCTGTGATCACACTGGGAACAGCTGGCGCGGCAGTAATTGCGCGCATGACTCGTTCTAGTATGCTGGATGTTATTGATCAGGATTACATTCGTACAGCAAGAGCAAAAGGCGTTAAAGAACGAACCGTCGTTTACCGTCATGCACTAAAAAACGCGCTGATTCCTGTTGTTACAGTAGTAGGATTGCAATTCGGTACGCTTCTCGGTGGCACCGTCTTAACGGAAACTGTTTTTGCGATTAATGGTATGGGTAAATTAATTATTGACTCCATCAATGCTAGGGACTTCCCAATCGTCCAAGGTTCCATACTTGTAGTAGCTGCATTGTTCGTGTTGGTAAACTTACTCGTTGATATAACCTATCGCCTCTTAAACAAGCGAATTGATTTTGATTAATCCAATGGTAATATAGAATGATATGGAAGGTGAATGTGCTATGACAAATGAGAATAATTTACTAGAATTAAAAGATCTGCAGACATCTTTCTTCACGAAAGACATAGAGGTCAAAGCTGTTGATGGCGTAACATTTTCCCTTCCAAAAGGGAAAACGCTTGGCGTCGTAGGTGAGTCTGGGTCTGGGAAAAGTATAACATCTCTTTCCATACTCCGCCTCATCGATGAACCTGGTGAAATTGTTGGTGGAGAGATAAATTTTAAAGGAGAAAACCTTCTCGACAAGAAAGAAACAGAAATGAGAAAAATACGTGGTAATGAAATTTCTATGATCTTTCAGGAACCCATGACTTCCTTAAACCCTACTTACACAGTGGGACAGCAAATTAATGAATCCTATATGATACACCAAGGCCTAGGAAAAAAAGAAGCTAGAGAGCGCTCTATTGAGATGTTAGAACTTGTAGGTATCCCTTCACCTAAAAAAAGAATTGACCAATACCCACATGAACTTTCAGGTGGTATGAGACAAAGGGTAATGATCGCGATGGCGCTTGCATGTAACCCTGACCTTTTAGTAGCGGATGAACCTACAACGGCACTTGATGTAACGATACAAGCGCAAATTCTTGATTTGATAAAAGATTTACAAGAACGACTAGATATGGGGGTACTATTTATCACCCATGATCTAGGTGTTGTTGCTGAAACATGTGATTATGTTGCAGTAATGTACGGTGGACAAATAGTAGAATACGAAGATGTAAAAACACTCTTTAATAATCCAAAGCATCCATATACAGTTGGGTTACTTAACTCTATTCCTCCAAATGATCACGATATTGAAGGGGATCTACCAGTTATTAGAGGTTCTGTACCAAGTCCAGCTGATATGCCAGAAGGGTGCCGCTTTGCACCACGTTGTCCATTTGCGACAGATCTATGCAGAGAAAAATTACCAGAACTAGAAACAGATGAACATGGCAATCAAATTCGCTGTTGGATTTATACAGACGAATGGGATGGCGATCCGGAGGTGAATGTTGATGACGAAAGAACTTCTAAAAGTTACTGATCTAGAACAACACTTCCCGATTAAAGGGGGGATACTAGGTCGAACAGTAAATCATGTGAAAGCAGTTGACGGTGTTACTTTTTCTATTTATGAAGGTGAGACAGTAAGTATTGTGGGTGAGTCTGGTTGTGGTAAATCCACTACTGGACGTGCAGTTCTTAGACTTGATGAACCAACGAGTGGTGAAGTAGAATTCGACGGAGAAGATCTGCTCTCCTTTAACAAAAAGAAAATGAACGAAACACGTAAAAATATGCAGGCGATTTTTCAGGATCCATATGCATCAATCAACCCCCGTCAAACGGTACGTCAAGTATTAAAAGAGGCAATGCAAATCCAAAACGTTACACCAAAAGACGAGCAAGATGAACGAGTGATTGAGCTTATGGCAACGGTTGGCCTAGGAGCTCATCAGGCAGATCGCTTACCACATGAATTTAGTGGTGGACAACGGCAAAGAATCGGCATTGCTCGTGCATTATCTGTTAACCCACAGCTTATTATTGCTGATGAAGCAGTGTCCGCTTTAGATGTATCCGTTCAGGCACAAGTAATTAACTTGTTGAAAAAATTACAACGTGACTTTGATTTAACCTATCTCTTTATTTCTCATGATCTTGGTGTCGTACGTCATATATCAGACCGTGTTATCGTGATGTATTTAGGGAAGATCGTGGAGATTGCAGACAAAAAGTCATTGTTCTCAAACGCACATCATCCCTACACGAAGGCTTTGTTATCTGCCATTCCAAGTACGGATACAGAATCAAAAAAAGAAAGAATTACCCTAAAAGGTGATGTTCCGTCACCAATTAATCCACCAACAGGGTGCCGATTCCATACACGTTGTCCATTTGCAACGGATAAATGTGTTAATGAGGTTCCTGAACTACGTAACACGGATGGCATGGCTGATGGGCATCAAGCTGCCTGCCATTATATGGAGGAAATAATTTCAGGTGAACATCAACCTACGAAGTAACAAAAGCTAAAAAGCGCTCTCGCAATATAGCGAGAGCGCTTTTTTTTGATTTCATTTTATCTATCGTAGTTTAACGGGCATGTCGACTAAATACGACACGTCCTTGAAAAAGAAAACCGCTTTTTCTGCGTGTGACGTTTTTCAGGAAAGACTTTTTTGTCCTGGGACTGCGCGTAAATGCTCGTCCCAGCGAAAAGATCTGTGACAACGTCTGCACTAACTTGTCCTGTGCGTCAAAGCCTCCATTGATTGAAGTTTTATTTCATCCGTCATCTAACCATCCTCGATAGATTTATATCAAGCACTTTTTAATTCTTGTTTATTACCCCTTTTAGACTTCCTCCATTGAATAACAACAATAAGGCCAAAAATAGCTATTCCTAATATATCTGTCCATATGTCAGCATTTAGTAAGACAAGAGCAGCCGCGACAGCAAGAATCCGCTCTGTCCATCCGAATTTAGTAAATAAATAGCTTTGTATGAATGTGGACCATGCTATTATTCCAATAAATGCAGTAGCCACACTTATAGTTATCTGGAAGGCCGTAGCTGTATCGTCTTGCAATATTAGCATAGGATTTAAAACAAATGCATATGGAAGTAACAGTGCACCCATATCGAATTTAAAGCCTTGAATTCCGGTTTGTACCGGATCTGATTTAGCTATACCGGATGTCGCATATGCTGGTAAGTTAATAGGCGGCGTGTCATCAGCCAATATACCGTAGTAAAACACAAATAGATGTGCTGCTAAAACTGGAACGCCAACTTGAATTAACGCAGGTGCCATAACAGCTGCCAAGACAATATAGGTTGCTGTTGTAGGCAAGCCTAGACCCATAATAATACAAGCCACCATTGTAAATACTAAAACAAGAATTAGTTCATTGTTTGCTAGTCCAATAATCAAGCTTGAAAAAGTCGGCCCCAAACCAGTCATTGTGACTACACCAGTTAATATACCTGCAGTCGCACAAGCTGCCACTACACTCAAGGAATTTTTAGCACCAAGTTCCAGTGCTGAGATGATCTCTCGTAAACCAAATTTGGTTTGTTTTTCCGATTTCACCTTCCTACCTAAAGCATACCATATTAAAGCAAATAATAGAGAACCAGCTGATACCATTGTTACATATTCGTTTAGTCCAAATAGTAAATG
Proteins encoded:
- a CDS encoding glutathione ABC transporter substrate-binding protein, encoding MKMSKNSLLLIAIMVMLSIVLMACASEPDENGSTDDNGEEATDGGDAGEDDAAGEGGDLVIANQSDVVSLDPAGSNDVPSSDVQANIYETLVKQDMDMELQPSLAESWEAVEDDVWEFDLQEGVTFHDGSEFNAEVVKANIERIMDPDVASPRAFLYEMVTDIEVVDDYTVQFTTEYPFSPLPAHLAHSGGAMVALEQVEADYEAMEEGEEPGSVINQNPIGTGYFEFDEWNAGEYVRLTNNEDYWDGQALLDTVTFKVVGEDLTRVAEITTGDTHIANPLSPSDIGQIEAEDGAHVHDQGSVSLSYIGFNMEKEPFDDERVRQAVSMAIDKDQIIDGIYDGVGIPAIGPIPPDVFGYDDSVSGIEHNLEEAEDLLAEAGYEDGFSTTLWTNDQRERIDAATNVQAQLEEIGIEVEVEILEWGAYLDQTANGEHDMFVLGWSTATGDADYSMHPLFHSDNVGEPGNRTFTENDELDALLEEGRQAADPEDREEIYSEAQELLVDIAPMLYLHHQEFLLSVRDEVKGFELLPTQILQLKDVYIEE
- a CDS encoding ABC transporter permease gives rise to the protein MSQETQKIDNSKTATEPPKTRFKNLKIVYNKIKQNKAAMIGGILILFFIIVAIVGPYLTTNTPESQDLVNKLAPPSAENWFGTDSFGRDIFTRIIYGMSLTLYIGFASVALGATAGVILGLISGYYGRRTDSIIMRIMDVLLAFPGILLALAIVSVLGGSLENVILAVAISSIPVFARIVRGSTLSVKNLEYIDAMKSLGASDTRIIFKHIFPNVTSPIIVQATLSIATAVISASGLSFLGLGAQPPTPEWGAMLADGRNYLYNAWHVAFFPGVMIVAVVLAFNILGDGLRDALDPKIKE
- a CDS encoding ABC transporter permease, with the protein product MFKFIIRRLIQTIPVLIGVSILVFSLMHLIPGNPAQIMAGESAPTETVENIEERLGLNDPLPVQYFSYVSNAVQGDLGNSIRSGRPVTDEIGGRFWVTVELAIYSTVLSVFMGLIAGIISATRKYSFADTFLMIVALFGLSMPNFWLGLMLIQWFAIGIDLPSWVPFLNDTAWFSPSGWGNISQIILPVITLGTAGAAVIARMTRSSMLDVIDQDYIRTARAKGVKERTVVYRHALKNALIPVVTVVGLQFGTLLGGTVLTETVFAINGMGKLIIDSINARDFPIVQGSILVVAALFVLVNLLVDITYRLLNKRIDFD
- a CDS encoding ABC transporter ATP-binding protein, with product MTNENNLLELKDLQTSFFTKDIEVKAVDGVTFSLPKGKTLGVVGESGSGKSITSLSILRLIDEPGEIVGGEINFKGENLLDKKETEMRKIRGNEISMIFQEPMTSLNPTYTVGQQINESYMIHQGLGKKEARERSIEMLELVGIPSPKKRIDQYPHELSGGMRQRVMIAMALACNPDLLVADEPTTALDVTIQAQILDLIKDLQERLDMGVLFITHDLGVVAETCDYVAVMYGGQIVEYEDVKTLFNNPKHPYTVGLLNSIPPNDHDIEGDLPVIRGSVPSPADMPEGCRFAPRCPFATDLCREKLPELETDEHGNQIRCWIYTDEWDGDPEVNVDDERTSKSY
- a CDS encoding ABC transporter ATP-binding protein; its protein translation is MTKELLKVTDLEQHFPIKGGILGRTVNHVKAVDGVTFSIYEGETVSIVGESGCGKSTTGRAVLRLDEPTSGEVEFDGEDLLSFNKKKMNETRKNMQAIFQDPYASINPRQTVRQVLKEAMQIQNVTPKDEQDERVIELMATVGLGAHQADRLPHEFSGGQRQRIGIARALSVNPQLIIADEAVSALDVSVQAQVINLLKKLQRDFDLTYLFISHDLGVVRHISDRVIVMYLGKIVEIADKKSLFSNAHHPYTKALLSAIPSTDTESKKERITLKGDVPSPINPPTGCRFHTRCPFATDKCVNEVPELRNTDGMADGHQAACHYMEEIISGEHQPTK